A single region of the Sphingobium sp. EP60837 genome encodes:
- a CDS encoding PAS domain-containing protein, whose translation MDTLRGQEISNEQDDFDYADNGAIEAPPSVGSDERRMQVRAYNYWASLLSDRALPSIEDLSPDQLEDFGPNSVLLDFSTGLDNPAVVYLGTALRRECEVTGAIQFINDVPSRSLLSRLTDHYLQIIANAAPIGFEAGFVNQRGADILYRGILMPFSSDGETIDFVFGVISWKELASQAVADELGREVDAALRSSAQPRDVAPIWADGPAAGEDGDTLDLAGMESPAEDAPLADWLALARDGAEQARTSEARTHSALYRAIGLAYDFALMTEAAPEDYSEMLADAGIKAQARSPLTAVVKLVFGSTYDKTRITEYATALEHAKAAELGLGALGDYLDQYPGGLKALVRDERAQRRAALPDRPDPRQSARAALKAAAPIDPAAIPTDTDGLAVVIARREADGTIAIVGALPDGSDLGQRVIAAAAG comes from the coding sequence ATGGACACTCTGCGGGGGCAGGAAATCTCCAACGAACAGGATGATTTCGATTATGCCGATAACGGGGCGATCGAAGCGCCGCCCAGTGTCGGCTCCGACGAGCGGCGCATGCAGGTCCGCGCCTATAATTATTGGGCGTCCCTGCTCAGCGACCGCGCGCTTCCCTCGATCGAGGACCTGTCTCCCGATCAGCTGGAAGATTTCGGTCCCAACAGCGTCCTCCTCGACTTCAGCACCGGTCTCGACAATCCTGCGGTCGTCTATCTCGGCACGGCGCTGCGCCGCGAGTGCGAAGTTACGGGGGCCATCCAGTTCATCAACGATGTGCCCTCCCGCTCGCTGCTGTCGCGACTGACCGACCATTATCTCCAGATCATTGCCAACGCCGCGCCGATCGGCTTCGAGGCTGGATTCGTCAACCAACGCGGCGCGGATATCCTCTATCGCGGCATCCTGATGCCCTTCTCCTCCGATGGGGAGACGATCGATTTCGTTTTCGGCGTCATCAGTTGGAAGGAATTGGCGAGCCAGGCGGTAGCGGACGAACTTGGCCGTGAGGTGGATGCCGCCCTGCGCAGCAGCGCTCAGCCACGCGATGTCGCGCCGATCTGGGCAGACGGTCCGGCTGCAGGTGAAGATGGCGATACGCTGGATCTTGCCGGCATGGAAAGCCCAGCAGAAGACGCCCCGCTTGCCGACTGGCTGGCTCTTGCCCGCGACGGCGCCGAACAGGCCCGCACCAGCGAAGCGCGCACCCACAGCGCGCTCTACCGCGCCATCGGCCTCGCTTATGACTTCGCGCTGATGACCGAAGCCGCCCCTGAGGACTATTCTGAGATGCTGGCCGACGCCGGGATCAAGGCGCAGGCGCGCAGCCCGCTGACCGCCGTGGTGAAGCTGGTTTTCGGCTCAACCTATGACAAGACGCGCATCACCGAATATGCGACCGCACTCGAACATGCGAAGGCTGCCGAACTTGGCCTCGGCGCGCTGGGCGATTATCTGGACCAATATCCCGGCGGTCTAAAGGCCCTTGTGCGCGATGAGCGCGCTCAGCGCCGCGCCGCCTTGCCCGACCGCCCGGACCCGCGCCAGAGCGCCCGCGCCGCGCTGAAGGCTGCCGCGCCGATCGACCCCGCGGCCATTCCCACCGACACCGATGGCCTGGCCGTCGTCATCGCCCGGCGTGAAGCCGACGGCACGATCGCGATCGTAGGCGCCCTGCCCGACGGTTCGGACCTCGGCCAGCGCGTCATCGCCGCCGCCGCAGGCTGA
- the rpoC gene encoding DNA-directed RNA polymerase subunit beta': MNELTNFANPVQKAETFDQIQIGLASPERIRSWSFGEIKKPETINYRTFKPERDGLFCARIFGPIKDYECLCGKYKRMKYKGIVCEKCGVEVTVSKVRRERMGHIELAAPVAHIWFLKSLPSRIGLLLDMQLKQLERVLYFESYIVTEPGLTPLEKFQLLNEDELLDAQDEYGEDAFSAGIGAEAVKQMLMDLDLEGEKQALLDELAVTKSELKPKKIIKRLKVVESFLESGNRPEWMILDVVPVIPPELRPLVPLDGGRFATSDLNDLYRRVINRNNRLKRLMELRAPDIIVRNEKRMLQEAVDALFDNGRRGRVITGANKRPLKSLSDMLKGKQGRFRQNLLGKRVDYSGRSVIVTGPELKLHQCGLPKKMALELFKPFIYARLDAKGLSMTLKQAKKWVEKERKEVWDILDEVIREHPVMLNRAPTLHRLGIQAFEPVLIEGKAIQLHPLVCSAFNADFDGDQMAVHVPLSLEAQLEARVLMMSTNNILSPANGKPIIVPSQDMVLGIYYLSMEREGEPGEGMLLADMQEVHQALYAKAVTLHSKITSRVPQTDEAGNQYMKRFETTPGRMLLGECLPKSHKVPFDVVNRLLTKKEIGDVIDQVYRHTGQKDTVLFADAIMALGFRHAFQAGISFGKDDMVIPDSKEGTVAETKALVADYEQQYQDGLITQQEKYNKVIDAWSRCGDVVANAMMDEIRAQPKDPQTGRMAQINSIYMMAHSGARGSQAQMKQLAGMRGLMAKPSGEIIETPIISNFKEGLTVLEYFNSTHGARKGLADTALKTANSGYLTRRLVDVSQDCTVVEEDCGTDKALEMKAIVQGGSVIASLGERILGRTTAQDIVDSKDGTVIIPIGTLLDEPMIAQIEAIGTQAVKIRSPLICESRMGVCGKCYGRDLARGTPVNIGEAVGVIAAQSIGEPGTQLTMRTFHIGGAANFNETSNLEALADGTIELRDMPTITDKNGRRLSLARNGEIAIIDSEGRERETHRLPYGATILFADGDAVKKGDRFAEWDPFTMPVITEKPGIVKYQDLIDGKTLTEQTDEATGIAQRVVTEHRGSARTKEDLRPRLTLLDDQSGEAARYMLAVGATLSVDDGAQVQAGDVLARVSREAAKTRDITGGLPRVAELFEARKPKDNAIIAKVSGRVQFLKDYKAKRKIAINPEDGGEPVEYLIPKSKVIDVQEGDYVKRGDNLIGGSPDPHDILEVLGIEPLAEYLVAEIQEVYRLQGVKINDKHIETIVRQMLQKVEIIESGDTTLLVGEQVDREEMDEINAKLPAGYQPAAGKPVLLGITKASLQTRSFISAASFQETTRVLTEAAVQGKKDTLVGLKENVIVGRLIPAGTGAGMNRMRVAASSRDAAMRAALRASSQVDLIAPKTAAEEHAAELAQGPEAAIGDDPLGVVQGEDFTTQDLD, translated from the coding sequence ATGAACGAACTGACCAACTTCGCGAACCCCGTCCAGAAGGCGGAAACCTTCGACCAGATCCAGATCGGCCTCGCCTCGCCCGAGCGCATCCGCAGCTGGTCCTTCGGCGAGATCAAGAAGCCGGAAACCATCAACTATCGCACGTTTAAGCCCGAGCGTGACGGCCTGTTCTGCGCGCGCATCTTCGGTCCGATCAAGGATTATGAGTGCCTGTGCGGCAAGTACAAGCGCATGAAGTACAAGGGCATCGTCTGCGAAAAGTGCGGCGTGGAAGTGACCGTGTCAAAGGTCCGCCGCGAGCGTATGGGCCATATCGAACTGGCCGCGCCCGTCGCGCACATCTGGTTCCTGAAGTCGCTGCCCTCGCGCATCGGCCTGCTGCTCGACATGCAGCTCAAGCAGCTGGAGCGCGTCCTTTACTTCGAAAGCTACATCGTTACCGAGCCGGGTCTGACTCCGCTGGAGAAGTTCCAGCTTCTGAATGAAGATGAGCTGCTCGACGCGCAGGACGAATATGGCGAGGACGCCTTCTCCGCCGGGATCGGCGCGGAAGCGGTCAAGCAGATGCTGATGGACCTCGACCTTGAGGGCGAGAAGCAGGCGCTGCTCGACGAACTGGCCGTCACCAAGTCGGAACTGAAACCCAAGAAGATCATCAAACGGCTGAAGGTCGTCGAGAGCTTCCTGGAATCGGGTAACCGTCCGGAATGGATGATCCTGGACGTTGTCCCCGTCATTCCGCCGGAACTGCGCCCGCTGGTGCCGCTGGACGGCGGTCGTTTCGCGACGTCGGACCTCAACGACCTCTATCGTCGCGTCATCAATCGTAACAACCGCCTGAAGCGCCTCATGGAGCTGCGCGCGCCGGACATCATCGTCCGCAACGAAAAGCGCATGTTGCAGGAAGCCGTCGACGCCCTGTTCGACAACGGTCGCCGCGGCCGCGTCATCACTGGCGCGAACAAGCGTCCGCTCAAGTCGCTGTCCGACATGCTCAAGGGCAAGCAGGGTCGCTTCCGTCAGAACCTGCTCGGCAAGCGCGTCGATTATTCGGGCCGTTCGGTCATCGTGACCGGGCCGGAACTCAAGCTGCACCAGTGCGGCCTGCCCAAGAAGATGGCGCTCGAACTGTTCAAGCCTTTCATTTACGCCCGTCTCGACGCCAAGGGGCTCTCGATGACCCTCAAGCAGGCGAAGAAGTGGGTCGAGAAGGAGCGCAAGGAAGTCTGGGACATCCTGGACGAGGTGATCCGCGAGCATCCGGTCATGCTGAACCGCGCGCCGACGCTTCACCGCCTCGGCATCCAAGCGTTCGAACCCGTGCTGATCGAAGGCAAGGCGATCCAGCTGCACCCGCTCGTCTGCTCGGCCTTCAACGCCGACTTCGACGGTGACCAGATGGCCGTCCACGTCCCGCTCTCGCTGGAAGCCCAGCTGGAAGCGCGCGTGCTGATGATGTCCACCAACAACATCCTCTCGCCCGCGAACGGCAAACCGATCATCGTCCCCTCGCAGGACATGGTATTGGGTATCTATTACCTGTCCATGGAGCGCGAAGGCGAGCCGGGCGAAGGCATGCTGCTGGCTGACATGCAGGAGGTCCACCAGGCCCTCTATGCCAAGGCCGTAACACTGCACTCGAAGATCACCAGCCGCGTGCCGCAGACCGACGAAGCCGGCAATCAGTATATGAAGCGCTTCGAGACCACGCCGGGCCGCATGCTGCTGGGCGAATGTCTACCCAAGAGCCACAAGGTGCCCTTCGACGTCGTTAACCGCCTTCTCACCAAGAAGGAAATTGGGGACGTCATCGACCAGGTCTACCGGCACACCGGCCAGAAGGACACGGTGCTGTTCGCCGACGCCATCATGGCGCTGGGCTTCCGCCACGCCTTCCAGGCCGGCATTTCGTTCGGCAAGGACGACATGGTCATCCCCGACTCCAAGGAAGGGACTGTCGCGGAAACCAAGGCGCTGGTGGCCGACTATGAGCAGCAATATCAGGACGGCCTGATCACCCAGCAGGAAAAGTACAACAAGGTCATCGACGCCTGGAGCCGTTGCGGCGACGTGGTGGCGAACGCCATGATGGACGAAATCCGCGCGCAGCCCAAGGACCCGCAGACCGGCCGCATGGCCCAGATCAACTCGATCTACATGATGGCGCACTCCGGTGCCCGTGGTTCGCAGGCACAGATGAAGCAGCTCGCCGGCATGCGCGGCCTGATGGCCAAGCCGAGCGGCGAGATCATCGAAACGCCGATCATCTCGAACTTCAAGGAAGGCTTGACGGTTCTCGAGTACTTCAACTCGACCCATGGCGCCCGTAAGGGTCTGGCCGACACCGCGCTCAAGACGGCGAACTCGGGTTACCTGACCCGTCGTCTGGTCGATGTGTCGCAGGACTGCACCGTCGTCGAGGAAGATTGCGGCACCGACAAGGCGCTGGAGATGAAGGCCATCGTCCAGGGTGGTTCGGTCATCGCCTCGCTCGGCGAACGTATCCTGGGCCGCACCACGGCTCAGGACATCGTCGACAGCAAGGACGGTACCGTCATCATCCCGATTGGTACCCTGCTGGACGAGCCGATGATCGCCCAGATCGAAGCGATCGGGACGCAGGCCGTGAAGATCCGCAGCCCGCTGATCTGTGAAAGCCGGATGGGCGTGTGCGGCAAGTGCTACGGCCGTGACCTTGCCCGTGGTACGCCGGTCAATATCGGTGAAGCGGTCGGCGTTATCGCGGCGCAGTCCATCGGTGAACCGGGTACGCAGCTCACCATGCGTACCTTCCACATCGGCGGCGCGGCGAACTTCAACGAAACGTCGAACCTGGAAGCGCTGGCTGACGGCACGATCGAACTGCGCGACATGCCGACCATCACCGACAAGAACGGCCGTCGTCTGTCGCTCGCCCGCAACGGCGAGATCGCGATCATCGACAGCGAAGGCCGCGAACGCGAAACGCACCGCCTGCCTTACGGCGCCACCATCCTGTTCGCGGATGGCGACGCGGTTAAGAAGGGCGATCGCTTCGCCGAGTGGGACCCCTTCACCATGCCGGTGATCACTGAAAAGCCCGGTATCGTGAAGTATCAGGACCTGATCGACGGCAAGACGCTGACCGAGCAGACCGACGAAGCGACCGGCATCGCCCAGCGCGTCGTCACCGAGCATCGCGGTTCCGCCCGCACCAAGGAGGATCTGCGTCCCCGCCTCACCCTGCTCGACGACCAGTCGGGCGAAGCCGCTCGCTACATGCTGGCGGTGGGTGCGACCCTGTCGGTCGATGACGGTGCCCAGGTTCAGGCTGGTGACGTGCTGGCGCGTGTCTCTCGCGAAGCTGCGAAGACCCGCGACATCACCGGCGGTCTGCCGCGCGTTGCCGAGCTGTTCGAAGCCCGCAAGCCCAAGGACAATGCGATCATTGCCAAGGTCTCGGGCCGCGTACAGTTCCTTAAGGACTACAAGGCGAAGCGCAAGATCGCCATCAATCCCGAGGATGGCGGCGAGCCGGTCGAATATCTGATCCCCAAGAGCAAGGTGATCGACGTTCAGGAAGGCGACTATGTGAAGCGCGGCGACAACCTCATCGGTGGTTCGCCCGACCCGCATGACATTCTGGAAGTGCTCGGCATCGAGCCGCTGGCCGAATATCTGGTCGCGGAAATCCAGGAAGTCTATCGCTTGCAGGGCGTGAAGATCAACGACAAGCACATCGAGACGATTGTTCGCCAGATGCTGCAAAAGGTCGAGATCATCGAGTCCGGCGACACCACCTTGCTGGTGGGCGAGCAGGTCGATCGCGAGGAAATGGACGAGATCAACGCCAAGCTTCCCGCCGGCTACCAGCCTGCTGCGGGCAAGCCGGTGCTGCTCGGCATCACCAAGGCTTCGCTCCAGACCCGTTCGTTCATCTCGGCCGCGTCCTTCCAGGAAACCACCCGCGTCCTCACGGAAGCGGCGGTTCAGGGCAAGAAGGACACGCTGGTCGGTCTCAAGGAAAACGTCATCGTCGGCCGCCTCATCCCGGCGGGCACCGGCGCTGGCATGAACCGCATGCGCGTCGCCGCCTCGTCGCGTGACGCCGCCATGCGGGCCGCTCTGCGGGCTTCCAGCCAGGTCGATTTGATCGCGCCCAAGACGGCCGCTGAAGAGCATGCCGCCGAACTGGCGCAGGGTCCGGAAGCGGCGATCGGCGACGATCCGCTGGGCGTTGTCCAGGGTGAGGACTTCACCACCCAGGACCTCGACTGA
- the rpoB gene encoding DNA-directed RNA polymerase subunit beta, with product MATKALPPISNTGAKKRIRKVFGDIHEVVQMPNLIEVQRESYEQFLRSDPSIGYVSGLEKTLRSVFPIRDFAGTAEMDFVHYELEEPKYDVEECRQRGITYAAPMRVTLRLIVFEVDQDTETRSVLDIKEQDVYMGDMPLMTQNGTFIVNGTERVIVSQMHRSPGVLFDHDRGKTHSSGKYLFAARVIPYRGSWLDFEFDAKDIVNVRIDRKRKLPVTALLYALGLTAEDMLGYFYNKVTFVRGEGGWQIPYTAEAWRGQKPAFDIVDAKSGEVVFAAGHKISPRAANKAEKDGLETLLIPTEEVYGRYSAYDLINEKTGEIYIEAGDEVSPENLEKLDKAGIDRLELLDIDHVTTGPWIRNTLKADKAEERDQALSDIYRVMRPGEPPTKETAESLFAGLFFDPERYDLSAVGRVKLNMRLDLDAEDTVTTLRVEDILAVVKELVNLKDGKGEIDDIDNLGNRRVRSVGELLENQYRVGLLRMERAVKERMSSVDVSTVMPNDLINAKPAVAAVREFFGSSQLSQFMDQTNPLSEVTHKRRVSALGPGGLTRERAGFEVRDVHPTHYGRICPIETPEGPNIGLINSLATFSRVNKYGFIETPYRKVIDGKVTNEVVYLSAMEEAKHTIAQANAELNEDGTLAEDLISAREAGEFLMAPRDHITLMDVSPKQLVSVAASLIPFLENDDANRALMGSNMQRQAVPLVSAEAPFVGTGMEGTVARDSGAAIAAKRAGIVDQVDATRIVIRATGDIEPGQSGVDIYTLQKFQRSNQDTCINQRPLVKVGDLIEGGDVIADGPSTEFGELALGRNTLVAFMPWNGYNYEDSILISERIVKDDVFTSIHIEEFEVMARDTKLGPEDITRDIPNVGEEALRNLDEAGIVYIGAEVEPGDILVGKITPKGESPMTPEEKLLRAIFGEKASDVRDTSLRLPPGVAGTVVEVRVFNRHGIDKDERAMAIEREEIDRLAKDREDERAILNRATFNRLQEMLLGQTATAAPKGVKKGVEIDDALLGEVERHEWWKFAVADDQRQAGIEAVKAQYDEAVKLIVEKFEDRVDKLQRGDELPPGVLKMVKVFVAVKRKLQPGDKMAGRHGNKGVISRILPIEDMPFLEDGTHVDIVLNPLGVPSRMNVGQIFETHLGWAARGLGQQLKHALEEWREANPNAQGGEMPDAVKTRLLETYGPQYADQIEGRTADQIVDLAEHLARGVPMATPVFDGAREADVSAMLELAGLHSSGQSDLYDGRTGDRFDRKVTVGIIYMLKLHHLVDDKIHARSIGPYSLVTQQPLGGKAQFGGQRFGEMEVWALQAYGAAYTLQEMLTVKSDDVVGRTKVYEAIVKGDDTFEAGIPESFNVLVKEMRSLGLNVELAAMDEIEDDDGFAQAAE from the coding sequence ATGGCGACCAAAGCTCTCCCCCCGATCAGCAACACCGGCGCGAAGAAGCGCATAAGGAAGGTGTTCGGCGACATCCACGAAGTGGTGCAGATGCCGAACCTGATCGAAGTTCAGCGGGAGAGCTATGAGCAGTTCCTTCGCTCCGACCCTTCGATCGGCTATGTCTCGGGCCTAGAAAAGACGCTGCGTTCGGTCTTCCCGATCCGCGATTTCGCTGGCACGGCCGAAATGGACTTCGTCCATTATGAACTGGAAGAGCCGAAGTACGACGTTGAGGAATGCCGTCAGCGCGGCATCACCTATGCGGCGCCGATGCGCGTCACGTTGCGCCTGATCGTGTTCGAAGTCGATCAGGACACCGAAACCCGTTCCGTGCTCGATATCAAGGAGCAGGACGTTTACATGGGCGACATGCCGCTCATGACGCAGAACGGCACCTTCATCGTCAACGGAACCGAGCGCGTCATAGTGTCGCAGATGCACCGCTCGCCGGGCGTGCTGTTCGACCATGACCGTGGCAAGACCCACTCCTCGGGCAAATATCTGTTCGCCGCGCGCGTAATCCCCTATCGCGGTTCCTGGCTCGACTTCGAATTCGACGCCAAGGACATCGTGAACGTCCGTATCGACCGCAAGCGCAAGCTGCCGGTCACGGCCCTGCTCTATGCGCTCGGCCTGACGGCTGAGGACATGCTCGGCTATTTCTATAACAAGGTGACCTTCGTCCGTGGCGAAGGCGGCTGGCAGATCCCTTACACCGCCGAAGCCTGGCGCGGTCAGAAGCCCGCTTTCGACATCGTCGATGCCAAGTCGGGCGAAGTCGTATTCGCCGCCGGTCACAAAATCTCGCCCCGCGCCGCCAACAAGGCGGAGAAGGACGGGCTTGAGACGCTGCTGATCCCGACCGAGGAAGTCTATGGCCGCTACAGCGCCTATGACCTCATCAACGAGAAAACGGGTGAAATCTACATCGAGGCCGGTGACGAAGTGTCGCCGGAAAATCTCGAAAAGCTGGACAAGGCGGGCATCGACCGTCTCGAACTGCTCGATATCGACCATGTCACCACGGGCCCCTGGATCCGCAACACGCTCAAGGCTGACAAGGCGGAAGAGCGTGACCAGGCGCTTTCCGACATCTATCGCGTCATGCGCCCTGGCGAACCGCCGACGAAGGAAACGGCGGAATCGCTGTTTGCCGGTCTGTTCTTTGATCCGGAGCGCTACGATCTTTCGGCCGTGGGCCGAGTGAAGCTCAACATGCGCCTCGACCTCGATGCCGAGGATACCGTCACCACCCTGCGCGTCGAGGACATCCTCGCCGTCGTCAAGGAACTGGTGAACCTTAAGGACGGCAAGGGCGAGATCGACGATATCGACAATCTCGGCAACCGCCGCGTCCGCTCGGTGGGCGAACTGCTGGAAAACCAGTATCGCGTCGGCCTTCTCCGCATGGAGCGCGCCGTCAAGGAGCGCATGTCGAGCGTCGATGTGTCGACGGTCATGCCGAACGACCTCATCAACGCGAAGCCCGCCGTGGCCGCGGTGCGCGAGTTCTTCGGCTCCTCGCAGCTCTCGCAGTTCATGGACCAGACCAACCCGCTGTCGGAAGTCACCCACAAGCGCCGCGTATCGGCGCTCGGGCCGGGCGGTCTGACGCGTGAGCGCGCGGGCTTCGAAGTCCGCGACGTTCACCCGACGCACTATGGCCGTATCTGCCCGATTGAAACGCCGGAAGGCCCGAACATCGGTCTGATCAACTCGCTCGCCACCTTCAGCCGCGTCAACAAGTATGGCTTCATCGAGACGCCTTACCGCAAGGTGATCGACGGCAAGGTGACCAACGAGGTCGTCTATCTGTCGGCGATGGAAGAGGCCAAGCACACGATCGCGCAGGCCAACGCCGAGCTGAACGAAGATGGCACGCTGGCTGAAGACCTGATCTCGGCGCGTGAAGCGGGCGAATTCCTGATGGCGCCCCGCGACCACATCACCCTGATGGACGTCAGCCCCAAGCAGCTGGTGTCGGTCGCGGCGTCGCTGATTCCGTTCTTGGAAAACGATGACGCAAACCGCGCGCTCATGGGTTCGAACATGCAGCGCCAGGCGGTGCCGCTGGTCAGTGCCGAGGCGCCGTTCGTTGGTACCGGCATGGAAGGCACGGTGGCTCGGGATTCCGGTGCCGCCATCGCCGCCAAGCGCGCTGGCATCGTGGATCAGGTCGATGCGACCCGTATCGTCATCCGCGCGACGGGCGATATCGAGCCCGGCCAGTCGGGCGTCGACATCTACACGCTGCAGAAGTTCCAGCGTTCGAACCAGGATACCTGCATCAACCAGCGTCCGCTGGTGAAGGTGGGCGACCTGATCGAAGGCGGCGACGTGATCGCCGACGGCCCGTCGACCGAGTTCGGCGAGCTGGCGTTGGGCCGCAACACGCTCGTCGCGTTCATGCCCTGGAACGGCTACAACTATGAAGACTCCATCCTGATCTCCGAGCGGATCGTGAAGGATGACGTCTTCACCTCGATCCATATCGAGGAGTTCGAGGTCATGGCCCGCGACACCAAGCTGGGGCCGGAGGACATTACCCGCGACATCCCGAACGTCGGTGAAGAAGCGCTGCGCAACCTCGACGAGGCGGGCATCGTCTATATCGGCGCCGAAGTGGAGCCGGGCGACATCTTGGTCGGCAAGATCACCCCCAAGGGTGAATCGCCGATGACCCCGGAAGAAAAGCTGCTCCGCGCGATCTTCGGTGAAAAGGCCAGCGACGTGCGCGACACTTCGCTGCGTCTGCCGCCGGGCGTCGCCGGCACGGTCGTTGAAGTGCGCGTGTTCAACCGTCACGGCATCGACAAGGACGAGCGCGCCATGGCGATTGAGCGGGAGGAAATCGACCGTCTCGCCAAGGACCGTGAGGACGAACGCGCCATCCTCAACCGCGCGACCTTCAACCGCCTCCAGGAAATGCTGCTCGGCCAGACGGCCACGGCTGCTCCCAAGGGCGTCAAGAAGGGCGTCGAAATCGACGACGCCCTGCTGGGCGAGGTTGAGCGTCATGAATGGTGGAAGTTCGCGGTTGCGGACGACCAGCGTCAGGCTGGCATCGAAGCCGTCAAGGCGCAGTATGACGAAGCGGTGAAGCTGATCGTCGAGAAGTTCGAAGATCGCGTCGATAAGCTGCAGCGCGGCGACGAGCTGCCCCCGGGCGTGCTGAAGATGGTCAAGGTCTTTGTCGCGGTGAAGCGCAAGCTGCAGCCGGGTGACAAGATGGCCGGCCGTCACGGCAACAAGGGCGTCATCTCGCGCATCCTGCCGATCGAGGACATGCCGTTCCTCGAAGACGGCACCCATGTCGATATCGTGCTCAATCCGCTGGGCGTGCCATCGCGCATGAACGTCGGGCAGATCTTCGAAACGCATCTCGGCTGGGCCGCGCGCGGCCTTGGCCAGCAGCTCAAGCATGCACTGGAGGAATGGCGCGAGGCCAATCCGAACGCGCAGGGCGGCGAGATGCCGGACGCGGTCAAGACCCGCCTGCTGGAGACCTATGGTCCGCAATATGCCGACCAGATCGAAGGCCGCACCGCGGATCAGATCGTCGATCTCGCCGAGCATCTTGCGCGCGGCGTGCCGATGGCGACCCCGGTGTTCGACGGCGCCCGCGAAGCCGACGTATCGGCGATGCTGGAACTGGCGGGCCTGCACTCTTCGGGCCAGTCGGATCTTTATGACGGCCGCACCGGCGACCGTTTCGACCGCAAGGTGACTGTCGGCATCATTTACATGCTGAAGCTGCACCACTTGGTCGATGACAAGATCCACGCACGTTCCATCGGCCCCTACAGCCTCGTCACCCAGCAGCCGCTGGGCGGTAAGGCGCAGTTCGGGGGCCAGCGCTTCGGTGAAATGGAGGTGTGGGCGCTCCAGGCATATGGCGCTGCCTATACCTTGCAGGAAATGCTGACGGTGAAGTCGGACGACGTCGTAGGCCGTACCAAAGTCTATGAAGCGATCGTCAAGGGCGACGACACCTTCGAAGCCGGCATCCCCGAAAGCTTCAACGTGCTGGTCAAGGAAATGCGCTCGCTGGGCCTCAACGTCGAACTCGCCGCTATGGACGAGATCGAGGACGACGACGGCTTCGCGCAGGCGGCGGAATAA
- a CDS encoding inorganic phosphate transporter has translation MEAHLAFPLLVALIGIALAFDFLNGLHDAANSIATIVSTRVLKPQYAVAWAAFFNFIAFLFFGLHVAETVGKGIVDASIIDPQVIFGALMGAIAWNLITWGLGIPSSSSHALIGGLLGAGTAKAGLSAVVWTGVFKTSAAIVLSPAIGLVLALLLVLIISWVFRRFTPQGADRVFRKLQLVSASLYSLGHGGNDAQKTMGIIAVLLYSQGMLTGGFHVPFWVVISCQAAMGLGTLLGGWKIVHTMGSKITRLTPAQGFCAETGGAMTLFLATHLGVPVSTTHTITGAIVGVGASRRLSAVRWNVASSIVIAWVVTLPAAGVIGAAFYWLTRLF, from the coding sequence ATGGAAGCCCATCTCGCCTTCCCGCTGCTCGTCGCCCTGATCGGCATCGCGCTCGCCTTCGACTTTTTGAACGGCCTGCATGATGCCGCCAATTCGATCGCGACGATCGTTTCGACGCGCGTGCTGAAGCCGCAATATGCGGTGGCTTGGGCGGCTTTCTTCAATTTCATCGCCTTCCTTTTCTTCGGCCTTCATGTGGCTGAAACCGTGGGCAAGGGCATTGTCGATGCCAGTATCATAGATCCGCAGGTGATCTTCGGCGCGCTGATGGGGGCCATCGCCTGGAACCTCATCACCTGGGGGCTCGGCATCCCCTCCTCCTCCAGCCATGCGCTCATCGGCGGGCTGCTGGGCGCGGGCACCGCCAAGGCGGGCCTTAGCGCCGTCGTGTGGACCGGAGTCTTCAAGACCAGCGCCGCCATCGTCCTCTCGCCTGCCATCGGCCTTGTCCTGGCGCTGCTGCTAGTGCTGATCATCAGCTGGGTCTTTCGCCGCTTCACGCCGCAAGGCGCCGACCGCGTCTTCCGTAAGCTCCAGCTCGTCTCGGCGTCACTTTATTCGCTCGGCCATGGCGGCAATGACGCACAAAAGACGATGGGGATCATCGCCGTGCTGCTCTATTCCCAGGGCATGCTGACCGGCGGCTTTCACGTTCCCTTCTGGGTTGTGATTTCCTGTCAGGCGGCGATGGGCCTCGGCACATTGCTCGGCGGCTGGAAGATCGTCCATACGATGGGATCGAAGATCACCCGGCTCACCCCGGCGCAGGGCTTCTGCGCGGAAACCGGCGGAGCGATGACGCTGTTCCTGGCGACGCATCTGGGTGTACCGGTATCGACCACCCACACCATCACCGGCGCTATCGTCGGCGTCGGCGCGTCGCGCCGCTTGTCAGCGGTGCGCTGGAACGTAGCCTCCAGCATCGTTATCGCCTGGGTTGTGACGCTACCCGCCGCTGGCGTGATCGGCGCGGCTTTCTACTGGCTCACGCGCCTGTTCTGA